A genomic stretch from Methanomassiliicoccales archaeon includes:
- a CDS encoding 50S ribosomal protein L15e, translated as MAKNHENFEEKEPFGEEAESPKLVSGKSIYHYIAEAWNDPDESYVKQLQFERLIQWRREENFCRIDYPTRLDRARKLGYKAKQGYVLVRGRVRKGALQKRKIRKGRRAKRRGIVKITAGKSLQRIAEERAAKRYPNLEVLNSYWVGSDGKHEWFEIIMVDPHHPVIKSDPKINWICDPVNRGRAYRGLTSAGKKGRGLRHKGRGAEKVRPSIGAHNRQGK; from the coding sequence ATGGCAAAGAATCATGAAAATTTTGAAGAAAAAGAGCCTTTTGGCGAAGAGGCTGAATCCCCTAAGCTCGTTTCTGGTAAAAGCATTTACCACTACATCGCCGAAGCATGGAACGATCCAGATGAATCGTATGTCAAACAGCTGCAGTTCGAAAGGTTGATCCAGTGGAGACGAGAAGAGAATTTCTGTCGGATTGATTATCCGACAAGACTGGACAGGGCAAGGAAACTTGGTTACAAGGCGAAACAGGGCTATGTGCTTGTCAGAGGCAGAGTGAGAAAAGGTGCACTTCAAAAGAGAAAAATAAGGAAAGGAAGAAGGGCGAAGCGCCGTGGAATCGTGAAGATTACAGCTGGCAAAAGTTTACAGAGAATTGCTGAGGAAAGAGCGGCGAAGAGGTACCCCAACCTGGAGGTTCTCAATTCATACTGGGTCGGGAGTGATGGTAAGCACGAATGGTTCGAAATCATCATGGTCGATCCACATCATCCCGTGATAAAGAGCGACCCAAAAATCAACTGGATATGTGACCCCGTGAATAGGGGAAGAGCGTATCGCGGACTCACTTCAGCTGGCAAGAAAGGAAGAGGGCTCAGACACAAGGGCAGGGGTGCGGAGAAAGTCAGACCATCGATCGGCGCTCATAACAGACAGGGTAAGTAA
- a CDS encoding sulfite exporter TauE/SafE family protein, whose protein sequence is MELIVFIGLIVFALIAGLLGSLLGLGGGIIIIPALTLVFGYQIQVAIGASLIGVIATSTGAASHYVQEKLTNIRLGMVLETATTVGSIVGALVAVYANQHLLAIAFGIFLVYGAIYMIHRPERLAPPAPVEGERKSFRIRGNFFDRKLNKEVTYEVKNLDRGLVASAGAGIMSGLLGVGGGLVKVPAMNIWMGVPMKAATATSNFMIGVTALAGALVYYGYGFLSPLVSAIVAVGVFFGATIGSRIAYLATGTGLRKFFAVVMIAIAILMFLRGMGILPTG, encoded by the coding sequence ATGGAATTGATCGTCTTCATCGGACTGATCGTTTTCGCACTTATCGCAGGGCTTCTTGGGTCGTTGCTAGGTCTAGGCGGAGGCATCATCATCATTCCAGCCCTCACGCTTGTCTTTGGTTATCAGATCCAAGTGGCAATCGGTGCAAGTCTCATCGGCGTCATTGCGACATCGACAGGTGCTGCATCACATTATGTTCAGGAGAAACTAACGAATATCAGACTCGGGATGGTTTTGGAAACGGCAACAACAGTCGGCTCGATTGTCGGCGCTCTCGTTGCCGTTTACGCAAACCAGCATCTTCTCGCGATTGCATTTGGAATTTTTCTTGTTTACGGCGCGATTTACATGATCCACAGGCCAGAGCGTCTAGCGCCGCCAGCTCCCGTTGAAGGTGAACGAAAATCTTTCAGAATTAGAGGGAATTTTTTTGATCGCAAACTGAACAAAGAGGTTACATACGAAGTGAAAAATCTCGATCGAGGGTTAGTGGCGAGCGCTGGCGCTGGCATTATGTCCGGTCTTCTTGGTGTTGGTGGAGGCTTGGTCAAGGTTCCTGCAATGAACATTTGGATGGGCGTTCCGATGAAAGCAGCAACTGCAACGAGTAATTTCATGATTGGTGTCACCGCCCTCGCGGGTGCGCTGGTCTATTACGGCTATGGTTTCCTATCGCCACTTGTTAGTGCAATCGTCGCAGTTGGCGTCTTCTTTGGAGCAACTATAGGATCGCGAATTGCTTACCTAGCTACTGGCACTGGTCTAAGAAAATTCTTCGCAGTCGTGATGATCGCGATTGCGATTCTCATGTTCCTTCGCGGCATGGGAATCTTGCCGACGGGGTGA
- a CDS encoding DUF1634 domain-containing protein, whose protein sequence is MEEKEKLDWYVRLVLFSGMILSVSLLIIGLVAFFLSPPGWSDIAIPIDRIPGEIVKGNPVAILNLGIVLLIATPLMRVIIAFAVFLSEKDFRYAGISLFILLIIGIAVLIGAE, encoded by the coding sequence ATGGAAGAAAAGGAAAAACTGGATTGGTATGTGAGACTAGTTCTATTCAGTGGCATGATCCTCAGCGTTTCACTGCTGATTATCGGTCTCGTCGCTTTCTTCCTCTCACCCCCCGGCTGGAGTGATATCGCGATACCAATCGATCGGATCCCAGGCGAAATAGTGAAGGGAAACCCTGTCGCGATTTTGAATCTTGGCATCGTCCTACTCATCGCAACGCCGCTGATGAGGGTCATAATAGCTTTTGCTGTTTTCCTGTCGGAAAAGGACTTTCGCTACGCTGGTATTTCATTATTTATTTTGCTGATCATTGGGATTGCGGTATTGATTGGTGCGGAGTGA
- a CDS encoding flippase, which yields MIGRKSFLIVLSRFASAGLAFVGLYFMTRYYAPDVYGSIAWTLSFVNTFNAVADLGFNAAHIKRVSEGKDIHDCLSTFLVVKTLLTSIMVLTIIASVLLWSSFSGERFSQSTLELIMLFILYSVFYDLASIATTTFDGRVETAKTQISVITDPLVRIPLIAIISISRLDATYLAYAYVLGGLTVAVVSLTILMKGRYRFVKPTLFKSYIKFAFPIALISIMGAISANADKLLIGLFWSDADVGFYSASQSTLGLFSVIGVAVSTITFPTFSKMHRAGNLIEVRKKTRMAERYISMIAIPIVVVVLLFPSEIALILFAEKFADASGPLRFLSISMLLGLLNGVYASQINAVDRPDITAKLTLLSLSVNLTMLLIFVPPSINGITMLGLGATGAAIANVVTVSTVFIATRLVVRRLTNTRSNPRILLHVVAGIITGCVLYFVNFVWPMVRWYDLIGYGIVSFGVFLIILYLLRELTKDDINYFLSVVSPGGMKEYLKSELRKKNQ from the coding sequence TTGATAGGGCGCAAATCTTTCCTCATCGTTCTTTCGCGATTCGCTTCGGCCGGACTCGCGTTCGTGGGTCTGTACTTCATGACGAGGTATTATGCGCCCGATGTTTACGGCAGCATCGCGTGGACTCTTTCATTTGTTAACACATTCAATGCAGTAGCCGATCTTGGCTTCAACGCTGCACACATTAAACGCGTGTCAGAGGGGAAGGACATCCACGACTGCCTAAGTACATTCCTTGTTGTAAAGACCCTCTTGACAAGTATTATGGTATTGACGATCATCGCATCAGTGCTTCTTTGGTCCTCGTTTTCTGGCGAACGATTTTCACAATCGACCCTCGAACTGATCATGCTCTTCATTCTCTATTCGGTCTTCTACGATTTGGCTTCGATTGCCACCACGACGTTCGATGGCCGAGTCGAAACTGCGAAAACACAGATCTCTGTAATAACGGATCCGCTGGTCAGAATTCCACTTATTGCGATTATTTCGATCAGCAGGCTCGATGCCACCTACCTCGCCTACGCGTACGTTCTCGGCGGGCTGACAGTTGCAGTCGTCAGCCTCACAATTCTTATGAAAGGACGATATCGATTTGTTAAACCGACACTTTTCAAATCCTACATCAAATTTGCTTTCCCAATTGCGCTGATTTCAATCATGGGAGCGATATCTGCCAACGCAGACAAACTCTTGATCGGATTGTTCTGGAGCGATGCCGATGTCGGATTTTATTCTGCTAGCCAGTCAACTCTCGGTCTTTTCAGCGTGATCGGCGTTGCTGTGTCGACGATTACCTTCCCGACCTTTTCAAAGATGCACCGGGCAGGCAATCTCATCGAAGTAAGAAAAAAGACAAGGATGGCAGAGAGATACATTTCAATGATCGCGATTCCTATCGTCGTTGTCGTTCTTTTATTCCCGTCCGAAATCGCATTAATTCTCTTTGCCGAGAAGTTCGCCGATGCGAGCGGGCCTCTAAGATTCCTATCGATATCCATGCTACTTGGATTGTTAAATGGTGTGTACGCAAGCCAGATTAACGCCGTCGATCGACCTGATATCACGGCAAAACTGACCCTTTTGTCGCTCTCTGTCAATCTCACAATGCTTTTAATTTTCGTGCCACCGAGTATAAATGGCATCACTATGCTTGGATTGGGAGCGACCGGGGCCGCGATTGCGAACGTGGTGACTGTCAGCACAGTATTTATCGCGACGAGACTTGTTGTGAGAAGACTAACGAACACGCGATCGAATCCCCGCATTCTTCTACATGTCGTTGCTGGGATTATCACGGGCTGCGTGCTATATTTTGTAAATTTTGTTTGGCCAATGGTGAGATGGTACGATCTCATCGGATATGGGATCGTATCGTTTGGTGTATTTCTGATAATTCTCTATTTGCTGAGAGAGTTGACAAAAGATGACATCAATTACTTCCTGAGTGTCGTGAGTCCTGGCGGGATGAAGGAATATCTTAAATCGGAGCTGCGCAAGAAAAATCAATAA
- a CDS encoding glycosyltransferase family 4 protein — translation MCKKKVPAEKTVLMLLSNEYRPDPRVEKEALTLSGEGYRVKVICWDRNCSRVMNESPNRIEVERIRTLSVEDVRSFIFNFPFFMVKMILRALRTNCDIVHSHDLDTLFQGVIVSKLKGIPLVYDAHEHYASMVFEDVPRFLSNFLNSFEKSLVDKADVIIAANEKIAEILRDSSRVEPVIVMNCIDLRDFPNDIGQRSREREKIVVFYGGSLEPLRYLIEVATLAISSQAFILRIAGSGRLADHLEKISQGFSNVEFLGYLPRKQLLDELKNADIALCLLDPKNKNNKIGTPNRLFEAMALGVPVIASEGTLTGEIVKKYSCGLVIEWSEQNFLRAINTLRDPAVRKKLGANGRIAAEKEYNWESMKFRLIHAYSSVKKSMFDDY, via the coding sequence ATGTGTAAAAAAAAGGTTCCAGCCGAGAAAACCGTTCTGATGCTCCTCTCAAACGAATACAGGCCAGATCCGAGAGTCGAGAAGGAAGCGCTCACCCTCTCGGGCGAAGGATATAGAGTGAAAGTAATCTGCTGGGATCGCAACTGCAGCCGGGTAATGAATGAATCTCCTAATAGGATCGAGGTTGAAAGAATCAGGACGCTGTCAGTTGAAGATGTTAGATCATTCATTTTCAATTTCCCATTCTTCATGGTGAAGATGATTCTCAGAGCATTGAGAACGAATTGCGACATCGTTCATTCCCACGATCTCGATACACTCTTTCAGGGTGTGATCGTTTCAAAACTCAAAGGTATTCCACTCGTTTACGATGCTCACGAGCATTATGCGAGTATGGTTTTCGAAGATGTTCCACGTTTTTTATCAAACTTCCTTAATTCATTTGAAAAATCGCTCGTTGACAAAGCAGATGTTATCATTGCCGCCAATGAGAAAATCGCGGAGATCCTTCGTGATTCTTCTCGCGTTGAACCAGTGATCGTGATGAATTGCATCGATTTGCGCGATTTTCCTAACGACATTGGACAGCGGTCAAGAGAACGTGAAAAAATCGTTGTTTTTTATGGCGGGAGCTTGGAACCACTGAGGTATTTGATCGAAGTCGCTACGCTCGCAATTTCTTCCCAGGCTTTTATTTTGAGAATCGCTGGATCTGGTCGTTTGGCTGATCATCTCGAAAAGATATCTCAAGGGTTTTCTAATGTCGAATTTCTCGGATATTTACCACGTAAGCAACTGCTAGACGAACTGAAAAACGCTGATATCGCCTTATGCCTTTTAGACCCCAAAAACAAGAACAACAAGATCGGGACCCCTAACAGGTTGTTTGAGGCGATGGCCCTAGGTGTGCCTGTCATCGCATCGGAGGGCACATTGACAGGGGAGATTGTTAAGAAATATTCATGCGGTCTTGTCATCGAATGGTCTGAACAGAATTTCCTCAGAGCGATCAATACGTTGAGGGATCCCGCTGTCCGTAAGAAGCTCGGTGCGAACGGTCGCATAGCGGCGGAAAAGGAATATAACTGGGAATCGATGAAATTCCGTCTTATTCACGCATACTCCTCCGTTAAAAAATCGATGTTCGATGATTATTGA
- a CDS encoding Gfo/Idh/MocA family oxidoreductase yields MRRFDVGVIGVGYWGRKIVDEYSGIPGVRVRGVADIDERNLEYCRERYGVEILTQDYHELLADSSIIAVNVCVPNALHYQVCRDALEAGKHVLVEKPMTMTSVEGQKLVEIAEERNLTLSVGHIYRFNNALLEVKRLIGERFFGRIFFMNLFWVNFEPPYPDRDVIVDLAPHYFDIINFLLGVWPKKITCVGRPFRRKEMEETAYIISELPSGEIASASLSWLAPKKVRQIEIVGERRCCVIDAVAQEVTVYESGYWYKLGIERNNTIRTELLHFIKSIGDPHTETMNSGIVGVKTVEMIEKAKQSMIEGKTIDTYV; encoded by the coding sequence ATGAGACGATTTGACGTCGGAGTCATCGGTGTGGGATACTGGGGGCGGAAGATTGTCGACGAATACAGCGGGATACCGGGGGTAAGAGTTCGGGGCGTCGCCGATATCGACGAGAGAAATCTGGAGTATTGCAGGGAGCGGTATGGTGTCGAGATATTGACTCAGGATTATCATGAATTACTCGCCGATAGTTCGATCATCGCCGTTAACGTCTGCGTGCCTAACGCTCTCCACTACCAGGTTTGTAGAGACGCCCTTGAGGCTGGCAAGCACGTCCTTGTAGAAAAACCGATGACCATGACCTCTGTAGAAGGCCAGAAGCTCGTTGAGATCGCAGAGGAGAGGAATTTAACGCTCTCCGTCGGTCATATTTATCGTTTCAACAACGCATTGCTGGAAGTGAAAAGACTCATTGGCGAGAGATTCTTCGGTCGTATTTTCTTCATGAATCTCTTCTGGGTGAACTTCGAGCCTCCTTATCCTGACAGGGACGTCATTGTTGATTTGGCACCTCATTATTTCGACATTATCAACTTTTTGTTAGGTGTCTGGCCAAAGAAGATTACTTGCGTTGGCCGCCCGTTCAGAAGGAAAGAGATGGAGGAAACGGCATACATCATTTCCGAACTGCCTTCCGGTGAGATTGCAAGCGCCTCACTAAGCTGGCTGGCACCGAAAAAGGTGAGGCAGATCGAGATCGTTGGGGAGAGGCGTTGCTGCGTTATCGACGCAGTCGCCCAGGAAGTGACGGTCTATGAGAGCGGATACTGGTACAAACTTGGAATCGAGAGGAATAATACGATCAGGACCGAACTCTTGCATTTCATTAAATCCATTGGTGATCCGCATACCGAGACGATGAATAGTGGAATCGTGGGCGTGAAGACGGTCGAGATGATCGAGAAAGCGAAGCAGTCGATGATCGAAGGGAAAACCATTGACACTTATGTGTAA
- a CDS encoding DegT/DnrJ/EryC1/StrS family aminotransferase: protein MGVSSTNKIPLSRPVITDEMIDAAANALRNERLVLGESVYRFEEAFARYIGTDHAISVSSGTAALTLALLALNIKNQEVITTPLSFIATANAVVHAGGIPRFADVSDQDFNINPIEIPKRISEKTSTILPVHLFGYPCQMDEIHEIARSRELKIVEDAAQAHGAVFRGKKVGSIGDVGCFSFYSSKNMTVGGDGGMVTTNDDSLAKAIAKLRDCGRISRYLHDVFGFTARLNTINAAIGLVQLKYLDEWNEKRRTIAKYYAKQLEDLPQIRLPPMGTTDVHPVFHLFVIRCEKRDELAKYLESKGVECGIHYPVPIHLQPIYVETFGHAPGMFPVSEALSKNLLSLPMFPTLSFNDVRYVCQEIFNFYGGSGR, encoded by the coding sequence ATGGGGGTGAGCTCGACGAATAAGATACCATTAAGCAGGCCAGTGATCACAGATGAAATGATCGATGCGGCGGCCAATGCGCTGAGAAACGAAAGACTCGTCCTTGGAGAGAGTGTTTATCGCTTTGAGGAAGCATTTGCTAGGTACATCGGAACCGACCATGCGATTTCAGTTTCCTCGGGAACCGCTGCGCTCACACTTGCGCTTCTCGCACTTAACATTAAGAATCAGGAGGTCATCACCACACCCCTCTCTTTCATCGCGACTGCGAACGCGGTTGTTCATGCTGGTGGAATCCCAAGATTCGCCGATGTTTCGGACCAAGACTTCAACATCAACCCTATCGAGATCCCCAAAAGGATTTCTGAAAAAACCTCGACGATCCTTCCAGTTCATCTTTTTGGATATCCATGTCAGATGGACGAGATTCATGAGATTGCACGATCGAGAGAACTGAAGATTGTGGAAGATGCCGCTCAGGCGCATGGCGCTGTCTTCAGAGGGAAAAAAGTAGGCTCAATCGGAGATGTCGGCTGCTTCTCTTTTTACTCTTCGAAGAACATGACCGTGGGAGGAGACGGAGGAATGGTGACAACTAATGATGATTCCCTGGCAAAGGCGATCGCCAAACTGCGGGATTGTGGGCGCATCTCTCGGTATCTTCACGATGTCTTCGGTTTTACCGCGCGCCTTAATACGATTAATGCGGCGATTGGTCTCGTGCAATTAAAATATCTGGACGAATGGAATGAGAAGAGAAGAACCATAGCAAAATACTACGCAAAACAACTCGAGGATTTGCCGCAGATCAGACTCCCGCCGATGGGCACCACCGATGTGCACCCTGTTTTCCATCTCTTCGTGATACGGTGTGAGAAAAGGGATGAATTGGCAAAATACCTTGAGTCTAAAGGGGTCGAATGCGGAATCCACTATCCTGTCCCGATCCATCTTCAGCCGATCTATGTTGAGACTTTTGGCCATGCACCAGGGATGTTCCCCGTTAGTGAAGCCCTTTCAAAAAATCTTCTATCTCTTCCGATGTTCCCTACTCTTTCCTTTAATGATGTCAGGTATGTATGCCAGGAAATCTTCAATTTCTACGGAGGCTCAGGAAGATGA
- a CDS encoding N-acetyltransferase → MKMKLLAKYYSIEDCTIGEGTIVREFVNLYGCTIGRDCKIAAFVEIQRGVRIGDRCKIEAFSFIPSGVVIEDEVFIGPHAIFTNDIRPRAVGEWKIIPTLVKRGASIGAGAVIICGVTIGENAMVGAGAVVTKDVPPNTLVVGNPARVVRKLEDRHGGELDE, encoded by the coding sequence ATGAAAATGAAGCTCTTGGCCAAGTATTATTCAATAGAGGATTGCACGATTGGGGAAGGAACAATCGTAAGAGAATTCGTGAATCTTTACGGCTGCACGATCGGTCGCGACTGCAAGATCGCTGCATTTGTTGAGATTCAACGAGGCGTGAGAATCGGGGACAGATGCAAGATTGAGGCCTTTTCTTTCATTCCTTCAGGTGTCGTAATCGAGGACGAAGTCTTCATCGGGCCCCATGCTATTTTCACAAACGATATTCGTCCTAGAGCGGTTGGCGAATGGAAAATTATTCCGACGCTTGTCAAACGCGGTGCATCGATAGGAGCTGGTGCTGTGATTATTTGCGGAGTCACCATTGGCGAGAACGCGATGGTTGGTGCGGGGGCCGTTGTTACTAAAGACGTTCCGCCGAATACGCTTGTCGTTGGAAATCCAGCGAGAGTGGTAAGAAAACTGGAAGATCGTCATGGGGGTGAGCTCGACGAATAA
- a CDS encoding glycosyltransferase: MLVSVVLNVMNEERNISDLLDSLVIQEMPVEIIVVDANSRDRTRDIVKAYAERYPFIKLYVKWGTRGESTNYGISKATGEIIAFTGGDCIVNPFWVKELRKTIAEGADIVAGRTINLGPEAWEDLERVELYHRGFDVSFPSCNMAFRREVLEKVGGFDPWFITAEDIDLNYRAVEAGYSIKYNPNAIVYHRTKGTIYKFFRQAFWNGVGRKQLTFKHGRLWSSYDPIKMFKQRVNAWSLLRLTCALMGYVGFKFFGDKGPYKRK, translated from the coding sequence ATGCTTGTCAGCGTTGTTCTTAATGTTATGAACGAAGAAAGGAACATATCCGATCTTCTGGATAGCCTCGTCATTCAAGAAATGCCAGTCGAAATCATCGTTGTGGACGCGAACAGTAGGGATAGAACACGAGATATCGTGAAGGCGTACGCCGAAAGGTATCCTTTCATCAAGCTTTACGTAAAATGGGGGACGAGAGGGGAGAGTACAAATTACGGAATTTCGAAGGCAACTGGCGAAATCATCGCGTTCACTGGAGGTGATTGTATTGTTAACCCTTTCTGGGTCAAGGAGCTCAGAAAAACGATTGCGGAAGGAGCCGATATCGTTGCAGGAAGGACAATTAATCTGGGACCTGAAGCTTGGGAGGATTTAGAACGTGTTGAATTGTATCATAGGGGATTTGATGTTTCCTTTCCCAGTTGCAATATGGCATTTCGCAGGGAAGTTCTCGAGAAGGTCGGCGGATTTGATCCCTGGTTCATCACGGCAGAGGACATTGATCTGAATTACAGAGCTGTTGAAGCAGGATATTCAATTAAATACAACCCCAATGCGATCGTCTATCACAGGACAAAAGGCACGATCTACAAGTTTTTCAGACAGGCTTTTTGGAACGGCGTTGGGAGAAAGCAACTTACCTTCAAGCACGGCAGACTCTGGAGTTCCTATGATCCGATTAAAATGTTCAAACAAAGGGTCAACGCATGGTCGTTGCTGCGACTCACCTGCGCACTCATGGGTTATGTCGGATTCAAGTTCTTTGGCGATAAGGGACCATATAAAAGGAAATGA
- a CDS encoding glycosyltransferase family 2 protein: MKVSIIIPTMNEEESIGKVIDAVHEAMRNTEYQYEILVVDTNSRDRTREIAWEKGAIVIDEPRRGYGRAYKTGFQMAKGDILVTLDADCSYPAEMIPRLIETLSQENVEFITTNRFGKMERKAMSFKHRVGNWILTVTTNILFGIRVRDSQSGMWVFRKECLSRMNLISDGMPFSEEIKIEAFKKARAMELPIEYRKRIGKVKLSSWKDGWQNLSFLLKKRFSMH; the protein is encoded by the coding sequence CTGAAGGTTTCAATTATCATCCCGACAATGAACGAAGAAGAATCAATTGGCAAGGTCATTGATGCCGTCCACGAAGCGATGAGAAACACAGAGTATCAATATGAGATCCTTGTCGTTGATACAAATTCGCGAGACAGAACAAGAGAAATTGCTTGGGAAAAAGGGGCGATCGTAATCGACGAGCCCCGAAGAGGATATGGTAGGGCCTACAAGACAGGTTTTCAGATGGCGAAAGGTGATATTCTTGTGACACTTGACGCCGACTGCTCATATCCCGCAGAAATGATTCCCCGACTCATTGAAACGCTTTCTCAGGAGAACGTTGAATTCATCACGACGAACCGGTTTGGTAAGATGGAAAGAAAGGCGATGAGTTTTAAGCACCGAGTTGGAAACTGGATTCTGACAGTCACAACAAACATTCTTTTCGGAATCCGAGTTAGGGACTCACAATCCGGTATGTGGGTTTTCAGAAAGGAGTGTTTGAGTAGGATGAATCTGATCAGCGACGGCATGCCTTTTTCCGAGGAAATCAAGATCGAGGCGTTTAAGAAAGCCCGCGCGATGGAACTACCTATCGAATACAGGAAAAGGATAGGAAAGGTTAAACTTTCATCGTGGAAAGATGGTTGGCAGAACCTTTCGTTTCTACTTAAAAAGCGGTTCTCAATGCACTAA
- a CDS encoding uracil-DNA glycosylase produces MHFDPHCRRCRLSSSRTQVVPPDGNMNSPICFLGEAPGENEDKIGRPFVGRAGKILDRLMEEVGLSRKDVLITNVVKCRPPHNRRPKKDEMSACLPFLLEELIGKKIIVAMGRTACLDLLGREVKLDEEANGILQVVIGDTKSLVIPTYHPAACFYSMRARETLKKSIEIAKAYLSEKSNDERD; encoded by the coding sequence ATGCATTTTGACCCCCATTGCCGACGCTGCCGTCTGTCGTCTTCTCGAACCCAGGTTGTTCCACCGGATGGTAATATGAATTCGCCAATATGCTTTCTGGGAGAAGCACCAGGAGAGAATGAGGACAAAATTGGTAGGCCTTTCGTTGGCAGAGCTGGCAAGATACTCGACCGTCTTATGGAAGAAGTTGGACTTTCGAGGAAAGATGTTTTGATTACGAACGTTGTGAAGTGTAGGCCGCCCCATAACAGGAGGCCTAAGAAGGATGAAATGAGCGCATGTCTTCCCTTTCTTTTGGAAGAACTGATCGGGAAGAAGATTATTGTCGCGATGGGCCGAACTGCGTGCCTCGATCTGCTCGGTCGGGAAGTGAAACTGGACGAAGAGGCGAATGGCATTTTGCAAGTGGTAATCGGAGACACAAAGTCACTGGTCATCCCGACGTATCATCCAGCCGCATGTTTTTACAGCATGCGTGCAAGAGAAACGCTGAAGAAAAGCATTGAGATTGCAAAGGCATATTTATCAGAGAAGAGCAATGATGAGAGGGATTAG